The following coding sequences are from one Bacillus solimangrovi window:
- the mecA gene encoding adaptor protein MecA, producing the protein MEIERINENTVKFYVTYHDIEERGFDREEIWYNRERSEELFWEMMDEVHSEEEFPVEGPLWIQVQALEKGLEVIVTRAQLSKDGQKLELPISEGKHLEVPVDEQIESMLDQQFRDDNDEEEDEGFVNEEEQLRFVIVFNDFEDVIALAYNFNAEGLFQQLYHYDNRYYLYTGFEDERYNDEEQDNLLSQVLEYGEESRVTIHRIEEYGKKVIAENALQEITKYFPFQA; encoded by the coding sequence ATGGAAATCGAACGTATAAATGAAAATACTGTTAAGTTCTACGTAACGTATCATGATATAGAGGAACGTGGCTTTGATCGAGAGGAAATTTGGTATAACCGTGAACGTAGTGAAGAACTGTTTTGGGAAATGATGGACGAGGTGCATAGTGAGGAAGAATTTCCAGTTGAAGGACCATTATGGATTCAAGTTCAGGCGTTAGAGAAGGGACTTGAGGTAATCGTTACACGCGCTCAATTATCGAAAGATGGTCAGAAACTAGAACTTCCTATTTCAGAAGGTAAACACCTTGAAGTGCCGGTTGATGAGCAAATTGAATCAATGCTTGACCAACAATTTCGTGATGATAATGATGAAGAAGAAGATGAAGGTTTTGTAAATGAAGAAGAGCAATTACGTTTTGTGATTGTTTTTAATGATTTTGAAGATGTGATTGCATTGGCTTACAACTTCAATGCTGAGGGTCTCTTCCAACAGTTATATCATTACGATAATCGTTACTACCTTTATACAGGTTTTGAAGATGAACGGTACAATGATGAGGAACAAGATAATCTGTTAAGCCAAGTTCTTGAATATGGTGAAGAATCAAGGGTTACGATTCATCGAATTGAAGAATACGGTAAGAAGGTTATTGCTGAAAATGCTCTTCAAGAAATAACAAAATACTTTCCGTTCCAAGCTTAA